One window of Candidatus Methylocalor cossyra genomic DNA carries:
- a CDS encoding ABC transporter ATP-binding protein → MGQTAIEVCNLYKCYDKTTAVAGISFAIAQGSTCGLLGGNGAGKTTTLAMLLGLLLPTSGTIRVLDSDMVRNRYAVLPRINFTSPYVDLPHRLTVAQNLDVYARLYGVRARAKQLRRLAETFELGALWGRTYGSLSAGQRTRVALAKALLNDPEVLLMDEPTASLDPASAETIRAYLKDYQRRTGATVLLASHNMQEVERLCDDVLVLQRGRLLDRASPEALLRKYGRDTLEQVFIDIAQRPAS, encoded by the coding sequence GTGGGCCAGACCGCCATCGAGGTGTGCAATCTGTACAAGTGCTACGACAAGACCACGGCCGTGGCCGGGATTTCGTTCGCCATTGCCCAGGGCAGTACCTGCGGCTTGCTGGGGGGCAACGGCGCCGGCAAGACCACCACCCTGGCGATGCTGCTGGGCCTGTTACTGCCCACCTCGGGAACGATCCGGGTGCTGGACTCGGATATGGTCCGCAATCGCTATGCGGTCCTGCCCCGCATCAACTTCACCTCGCCGTACGTGGATTTACCCCATCGCCTGACAGTGGCGCAAAATCTCGATGTCTACGCCCGCCTCTACGGGGTCCGGGCCCGCGCGAAGCAGCTGCGCCGGCTGGCCGAGACCTTCGAGCTCGGGGCCCTGTGGGGACGGACCTATGGATCGCTGTCCGCCGGTCAAAGGACCCGGGTGGCCCTGGCCAAAGCCTTGCTGAACGATCCTGAGGTGCTACTGATGGACGAACCCACGGCTTCTCTGGATCCGGCTTCGGCGGAGACGATCCGGGCCTATCTCAAGGATTACCAGCGCCGCACCGGCGCCACGGTGTTGTTGGCCTCGCACAACATGCAGGAGGTGGAGCGCCTGTGCGATGACGTATTGGTGTTGCAGCGGGGGCGCCTGCTGGACCGGGCTTCCCCCGAAGCCTTGCTGCGCAAGTACG
- a CDS encoding alpha/beta hydrolase, producing the protein MNDSALLPAVEIEPEGPHRATVIWLHGLGADGHDFEPLAAELQLPAALGVRFLLPHAPRRPVSINAGTLMRAWYDIVSPDLSFAPDRPGIQASRQAVARLAEREMARGIPPERIVLAGFSQGGVIALETMAHHPQPWGGVIALSTYVALPDTLPAAPRPVPIFMAHGTLDTVVPYTLGAAGRALLEAKGYAVEWHTYPMPHSVCWEEIRDIGHWLARRLSAP; encoded by the coding sequence ATGAACGATTCTGCTCTCCTGCCCGCCGTCGAGATCGAGCCGGAAGGGCCGCACCGCGCTACCGTCATCTGGCTCCACGGACTCGGCGCCGACGGCCACGATTTCGAGCCCTTAGCCGCAGAGTTGCAGCTGCCGGCGGCGCTCGGCGTGCGGTTTCTGCTGCCCCATGCCCCACGCCGACCGGTCAGCATCAATGCCGGCACCCTGATGCGCGCCTGGTATGACATCGTCAGCCCCGACCTCAGCTTCGCCCCCGACCGGCCTGGCATCCAAGCCTCCAGGCAGGCCGTGGCCCGCCTCGCGGAGCGGGAGATGGCGCGCGGCATCCCGCCGGAACGCATCGTCCTGGCGGGTTTTTCCCAGGGAGGGGTGATCGCCCTGGAGACCATGGCCCACCACCCGCAGCCCTGGGGCGGGGTGATCGCCCTCTCCACCTATGTGGCGTTGCCCGATACCCTGCCCGCCGCGCCCCGGCCCGTCCCCATCTTCATGGCGCACGGCACCTTGGACACGGTGGTGCCCTATACCCTAGGCGCGGCGGGGCGGGCCCTCCTGGAAGCGAAGGGCTACGCCGTGGAATGGCACACCTACCCCATGCCGCACTCGGTTTGCTGGGAGGAAATCCGCGACATCGGCCACTGGCTGGCACGGCGCCTGAGCGCCCCCTGA
- a CDS encoding DUF3426 domain-containing protein, whose amino-acid sequence MYTRCPKCRTAYRIELRQLRLGRGEVRCGRCQTVFSALSFLGMTIAESVAGGGAPQPEQVPVLSERQAIGASKLVKERWRELDGRIQGQTEWAPEAAHRGRRPGMPADVLGWGAGALVLSGLLVWQVIAFEGRRLVQSVHLRPWLEGICGIVGCVLPPFRDLDQIAILDRALTVARDGGDKLEFSLVFANRSALPQPFPDLALELQALDGRPVAERVFAPIEYLPEWYDGMTMPTGTPFEVHLTLLKPSREVGGFTIAFR is encoded by the coding sequence GTGTACACGCGCTGCCCCAAGTGCCGGACCGCCTACCGCATCGAGCTCCGCCAACTGCGCCTCGGGCGGGGCGAAGTCCGTTGCGGACGCTGCCAAACCGTGTTCAGCGCCTTGTCCTTTTTGGGGATGACGATCGCCGAGTCGGTGGCGGGAGGCGGGGCCCCGCAGCCGGAGCAGGTCCCGGTCCTAAGTGAGCGGCAGGCGATCGGCGCTTCCAAGCTGGTAAAGGAACGCTGGCGGGAGCTGGACGGGCGGATCCAAGGCCAAACGGAGTGGGCTCCCGAGGCCGCCCACCGCGGCCGCCGCCCCGGCATGCCGGCGGACGTGCTAGGGTGGGGAGCCGGGGCGCTGGTCCTTTCCGGACTATTGGTGTGGCAAGTGATCGCCTTCGAGGGCCGGCGGTTGGTTCAGAGTGTCCACCTGCGGCCGTGGTTGGAGGGGATCTGCGGGATCGTCGGCTGCGTCTTGCCACCCTTCCGGGACCTGGACCAAATCGCGATCCTCGACCGGGCCTTGACCGTGGCCCGGGATGGCGGGGACAAGCTCGAGTTTAGTCTGGTATTCGCCAATCGGTCGGCCCTGCCACAGCCCTTTCCGGACCTGGCCTTGGAGCTACAGGCCTTGGACGGCCGTCCAGTGGCCGAACGGGTGTTCGCGCCGATCGAGTATCTGCCGGAGTGGTACGACGGCATGACCATGCCCACCGGCACGCCGTTCGAGGTCCACTTGACCCTGCTCAAGCCGAGCCGGGAAGTCGGCGGTTTCACCATCGCGTTTCGCTAG
- the prmA gene encoding 50S ribosomal protein L11 methyltransferase, with product MSWRQLAATVEEALAESVSERFLAEGALSVTLEDAGDQPLFEPKPGETPLWKKTRVIALFAEGVDEAGVRATLMAAFGGGISTWESATLEDRVWERAWLEHFRPMRFGRRLWVCPSGFEPPEPEAVNLCLDPGLAFGTGTHPTTALCLEWLDGQTLSGKTVLDYGCGSGILAIAALKLGANRAYGVDIDPQALTASADNARKNGVASRLRLSTPAGLPALGADLVLANILAGPLVALADQLVGQLRPGGDLVLSGLLAAQAEAVRAAYQGQIQFAAPVIREGWALLTGVKRLR from the coding sequence TTGAGCTGGCGTCAATTGGCTGCGACGGTGGAGGAAGCCCTCGCCGAGTCGGTGTCGGAGCGGTTCCTGGCGGAGGGGGCGCTGTCGGTCACCCTGGAAGACGCCGGCGATCAGCCGCTGTTCGAGCCTAAGCCTGGCGAAACGCCCCTGTGGAAAAAAACCCGGGTGATCGCCTTGTTTGCCGAAGGGGTCGACGAGGCGGGCGTGCGGGCGACGCTGATGGCGGCGTTCGGCGGCGGGATTTCCACTTGGGAGAGCGCCACCCTCGAGGATCGGGTTTGGGAACGGGCCTGGCTGGAGCATTTCCGACCCATGCGGTTCGGGCGCCGGCTGTGGGTGTGCCCCTCGGGATTCGAGCCGCCCGAACCGGAGGCGGTCAACCTGTGCCTGGATCCGGGCTTGGCCTTTGGCACCGGCACCCATCCGACCACCGCCCTGTGCCTGGAATGGCTGGACGGGCAGACATTATCCGGCAAGACGGTCCTCGATTATGGCTGTGGCTCCGGGATCCTCGCCATCGCCGCTTTGAAGCTGGGCGCCAATCGGGCCTATGGGGTGGACATCGACCCCCAGGCCCTCACCGCCAGCGCCGACAATGCCCGCAAGAACGGCGTGGCGTCCCGCCTACGGCTCTCCACCCCCGCAGGTCTGCCAGCCCTGGGTGCCGACCTCGTGCTCGCCAACATTTTGGCCGGGCCCCTGGTGGCCTTGGCTGACCAACTGGTCGGGCAGCTTAGGCCCGGGGGCGACTTGGTGCTGTCGGGCCTCTTGGCGGCCCAGGCGGAAGCGGTCCGCGCTGCCTACCAAGGGCAGATTCAATTCGCCGCGCCGGTCATCCGCGAGGGATGGGCTCTGCTCACGGGCGTGAAGCGTCTTAGGTGA
- the accC gene encoding acetyl-CoA carboxylase biotin carboxylase subunit produces the protein MLGKILIANRGEIALRILRACRELGIKAVAVHSEVDRDLKHVRLADESVCIGPAPAKESYLNVPAIISSAEVTDSVAIHPGYGFLSENADFAEKVIQSGFIFIGPRPETIRLMGDKVSAIEAMKKAGIPCLPGSDGPLSDDYDENLRIARRIGFPVIIKAAGGGGGRGMRVVHSEANLHSAITLTRGEAAAAFGNDVVYMEKFLENPRHIEFQVLADSHGNVIHLGERDCSVQRRHQKVIEEAPAPGISEEQRQAMGARCVKACEEIGYLGAGTLEFLYQDGQFYFIEMNTRIQVEHPVTEMVTGFDIVKAQLLIAAGEPLSLRQEQVVLRGHAIECRLNAEDPHSFTPSPGLIEQFHMPGGPGIRVETHIYNGYRVPPYYDSMIGKLIAHGETRASAIARMRTALSEMVIGGIKCNIPLLLDIINDQAFEAGGQNIHYLERKLGLKH, from the coding sequence ATGCTCGGAAAGATTCTCATCGCCAACCGGGGCGAGATCGCCCTTCGGATTCTAAGGGCCTGCCGCGAACTGGGCATCAAGGCGGTAGCGGTCCATTCCGAGGTCGACCGCGACCTCAAGCATGTGCGCCTCGCCGACGAATCGGTGTGCATCGGTCCCGCGCCCGCCAAGGAAAGTTATCTCAATGTACCTGCCATCATCAGTTCGGCGGAGGTGACCGACTCGGTTGCCATCCATCCCGGGTATGGATTTCTGTCCGAGAATGCTGACTTCGCCGAAAAGGTCATCCAGAGCGGCTTCATCTTCATCGGCCCGCGGCCCGAGACCATTCGCCTGATGGGCGACAAGGTGTCGGCCATCGAGGCCATGAAGAAGGCCGGGATTCCGTGCCTGCCGGGGTCCGACGGCCCCCTCAGCGACGATTACGACGAGAATCTCCGAATCGCCCGTCGCATCGGCTTCCCGGTCATCATCAAAGCCGCCGGCGGCGGCGGTGGCCGCGGCATGCGGGTGGTGCACAGCGAGGCCAATCTGCACTCCGCCATCACCCTGACCCGCGGCGAGGCGGCCGCCGCGTTCGGCAACGATGTGGTGTACATGGAGAAGTTTCTGGAGAACCCCCGGCACATCGAATTCCAGGTGCTCGCCGACAGTCACGGCAATGTCATCCACTTGGGCGAACGCGACTGTTCCGTCCAGCGCCGCCACCAGAAAGTGATCGAGGAAGCCCCGGCCCCCGGCATCAGCGAAGAACAGCGGCAGGCGATGGGGGCGCGCTGCGTCAAGGCCTGTGAGGAAATCGGGTACTTGGGAGCGGGGACCTTGGAGTTTCTCTACCAGGATGGCCAGTTCTATTTCATCGAGATGAACACCCGCATCCAGGTGGAACATCCAGTGACCGAAATGGTGACCGGTTTCGACATCGTCAAGGCGCAGCTGCTGATCGCCGCCGGCGAGCCGCTGTCCCTCCGCCAGGAGCAGGTCGTCCTGCGCGGCCATGCCATCGAATGCCGGCTCAACGCCGAGGATCCCCATAGTTTCACCCCCAGCCCGGGGCTGATCGAGCAATTCCACATGCCCGGCGGTCCCGGGATCCGGGTCGAGACCCACATTTACAACGGCTATCGGGTGCCGCCCTACTACGACTCCATGATCGGCAAGCTCATCGCCCACGGCGAAACCCGCGCCAGCGCCATTGCCCGCATGCGCACCGCCCTCAGCGAGATGGTCATCGGCGGCATCAAGTGCAATATTCCCTTGCTGCTGGACATCATCAACGACCAGGCGTTCGAAGCCGGCGGCCAGAACATCCACTATCTGGAGCGGAAACTGGGGCTGAAGCATTGA
- the accB gene encoding acetyl-CoA carboxylase biotin carboxyl carrier protein, whose translation MDIRKIKKLIEMIGDSDISEIEIREGEESVRISRAGPAPAATPPMPVMPVGVPMTGAYPPPPAPAEPEPRKTDDGDRITGHIVRSPMVGTFYRAPAPGAKVFVEVGQRVEVGDVLCIIEAMKILNQIEADKAGIVTKILVENAQPVEYNQPLFVIE comes from the coding sequence ATGGATATTCGAAAAATAAAAAAGCTGATCGAGATGATCGGCGATTCCGACATTTCGGAAATCGAGATCCGTGAGGGGGAGGAATCTGTCCGTATCAGCCGCGCCGGTCCCGCTCCGGCGGCGACCCCGCCCATGCCGGTCATGCCAGTGGGGGTGCCGATGACCGGGGCCTATCCGCCGCCGCCTGCGCCCGCCGAACCGGAGCCGCGCAAGACCGACGACGGCGACCGGATCACCGGTCACATCGTGCGCTCGCCCATGGTGGGCACCTTCTACCGGGCACCTGCTCCCGGGGCCAAGGTGTTTGTGGAAGTCGGGCAGCGGGTGGAGGTGGGGGACGTGCTCTGCATCATCGAAGCCATGAAGATCCTCAACCAGATCGAGGCCGACAAGGCCGGCATAGTCACCAAGATCCTGGTGGAAAATGCCCAGCCTGTGGAGTACAACCAGCCGTTGTTCGTCATCGAATGA
- the aroQ gene encoding type II 3-dehydroquinate dehydratase, translating to MASILVLNGPNLNLLGVREPSLYGNQTLQDITDRLAAEATARGHEIAFFQSNAEHELIDRIHQALWESVDFILINPGAYTHTSLALRDALLATRIPFIEIHLSNIYAREPFRRHSYLSDIATGVISGLGAFGYGLALEAAIHLLDKGQ from the coding sequence ATGGCAAGCATTCTGGTCCTCAATGGCCCGAACCTCAATTTGCTGGGTGTTCGCGAGCCTAGCCTGTACGGCAATCAAACGCTCCAGGACATCACCGATCGGCTCGCCGCCGAGGCCACCGCCCGTGGCCATGAGATTGCCTTCTTCCAAAGCAACGCCGAGCACGAATTGATCGATCGCATCCACCAGGCATTGTGGGAGTCGGTGGATTTCATCCTCATCAATCCGGGCGCCTATACCCACACCAGCTTAGCCTTGCGCGACGCCCTGCTCGCCACCCGGATCCCCTTCATCGAGATCCATTTGTCCAACATCTATGCCCGGGAGCCTTTCCGCCGCCACTCCTACCTTTCGGATATCGCGACGGGCGTGATCTCCGGACTGGGCGCGTTTGGTTACGGGCTGGCCCTCGAGGCCGCCATTCACCTTCTTGACAAAGGTCAATAA
- a CDS encoding TlpA family protein disulfide reductase — translation MRAKPYLVAVALVALGAGWWAERWLRPEPTGGAVPLLKDLNGETRSLAEWRGKVLVLNFWATWCPPCREELPEFQRLQEELGGQGLQFVGIAIDEPDAVRGFLNEHPVNYPIWLGDQDAPAWADRLGNRAAALPFSVVFDRAGKSVHTQTGIFPRQQVLEVVRPLLRDGVSGP, via the coding sequence ATGCGGGCGAAGCCCTACCTGGTGGCGGTCGCCCTCGTCGCCCTGGGGGCGGGATGGTGGGCGGAGCGCTGGCTCCGGCCCGAGCCCACGGGCGGTGCGGTGCCACTGCTGAAGGACCTGAATGGCGAGACGCGGTCTCTGGCAGAGTGGCGGGGGAAGGTGCTGGTATTGAATTTTTGGGCGACCTGGTGTCCGCCTTGTCGGGAAGAGCTGCCTGAGTTCCAGCGTTTGCAAGAGGAGTTGGGTGGGCAGGGCCTGCAGTTCGTCGGTATCGCCATCGACGAGCCCGATGCCGTGCGGGGGTTTCTAAACGAACACCCGGTCAATTATCCCATCTGGTTGGGCGATCAGGATGCTCCGGCCTGGGCGGACCGGCTCGGCAACCGCGCTGCGGCCTTGCCGTTTTCCGTGGTGTTCGACCGTGCTGGGAAGAGCGTCCACACCCAAACCGGCATCTTCCCGCGGCAACAGGTGCTCGAGGTGGTGCGGCCGCTGTTGCGGGACGGGGTGTCCGGGCCCTAG
- a CDS encoding protein-disulfide reductase DsbD: MATWFDLTGWWRQWARLFLGLPGSCLVLGWILAGPAAAVDSADVLPVEQAFRGTAQVEGDTARLSWDIADGYYLYRKKFKFVSKTPGVEVGTPAFPEGQVKHDPFFGDMEIYRRHVEIPLPLARKDAGGDRLTLEVTVQGCADVGVCYPPFQRTLELPWPAGRGADQPAARLEEAFKALGAKAAGTGADDLLPADQAFRFFAEVKDAHTLWVSWQIADGYYLYRDKFKFALPGATGVRLADYRVPHGEPTHDEEFGTVETFRREVGFALPLLGADGQPREIRLQAGYQGCAERGVCYPPIEKTVALTLPAGNPPSLGAAAEAGECEIGPATGFVEPAPLSEQCAIVAGLKGDSALLTAASFLGMGLLLAFTPCMFPMIPILSGIIVGHGHAITAGRGFLLSLAYVLAQALAYSLFGVLAGLFGGSLQAVFQNTWVIVAFSSVFVLLALSMFGLFTLQMPAFIQTKLTALSNRQHGGTLVGAAIMGALSALIVGPCVAAPLAGALIYIGRTGDAALGWLALFSLGLGMGVPLLLIGVSAGRWLPRAGAWMNAVKAVFGVGLLAVAVWLLERVLPAAVSMFLWALLLIIPAIYLGALDSLPSAASGWRRLWKGVGIVMLCYGVLLLIGVASNSTDPLQPLRSLDGTDSAREAARTAFRKVQSLPELNREIAAAEAAGRWVMLDFYADWCVSCKEMERDTFADPKVQEVLRQWVLLQADVTRNSPDDQDLLKRFGLVGPPATLFFGPDREERKAFRVVGYMDADRFLDHLHKVIR, from the coding sequence ATGGCTACATGGTTCGACTTGACGGGTTGGTGGCGCCAATGGGCCCGGCTTTTCCTAGGACTGCCGGGAAGCTGTTTGGTTCTCGGGTGGATCCTAGCCGGTCCAGCGGCGGCTGTGGACAGCGCCGACGTGCTGCCGGTGGAGCAGGCTTTCCGGGGAACGGCCCAGGTGGAAGGCGATACCGCGCGCCTGAGCTGGGACATTGCCGACGGCTACTACCTGTACCGTAAGAAATTCAAGTTCGTATCCAAGACGCCGGGCGTCGAGGTCGGCACGCCGGCGTTCCCGGAGGGTCAAGTCAAACACGACCCGTTCTTCGGCGACATGGAGATTTACCGGCGGCATGTGGAGATTCCGCTGCCTCTTGCGCGCAAGGACGCCGGCGGCGACCGGCTGACTTTGGAGGTCACCGTGCAGGGATGCGCCGATGTCGGGGTGTGTTATCCGCCGTTCCAGCGGACCTTGGAGTTGCCCTGGCCGGCGGGGCGCGGCGCGGACCAGCCAGCGGCCCGCCTGGAGGAGGCGTTCAAGGCCTTAGGGGCGAAGGCGGCCGGCACCGGCGCCGACGATCTGTTGCCCGCGGACCAGGCGTTCCGGTTCTTCGCCGAAGTGAAGGATGCCCACACGCTATGGGTGAGCTGGCAGATCGCCGACGGGTATTACCTCTACCGCGACAAGTTCAAATTCGCCCTGCCCGGCGCAACCGGCGTGCGGTTGGCCGACTACCGGGTCCCCCACGGCGAACCCACCCATGACGAGGAATTCGGAACGGTCGAGACTTTCCGCCGCGAAGTGGGGTTCGCCTTGCCGTTGCTGGGCGCCGACGGCCAACCCCGGGAGATCCGCCTGCAGGCGGGTTATCAGGGCTGCGCCGAGCGCGGGGTGTGCTACCCACCGATCGAGAAGACGGTGGCTCTGACTCTCCCCGCTGGCAATCCCCCGAGCTTGGGAGCGGCGGCGGAAGCGGGCGAGTGCGAGATCGGCCCTGCCACCGGCTTCGTCGAACCCGCCCCCCTGTCCGAGCAATGCGCCATCGTGGCCGGCCTCAAGGGCGATTCGGCACTGCTGACCGCCGCGAGTTTCCTGGGGATGGGCCTGTTGCTGGCGTTTACGCCCTGTATGTTCCCCATGATCCCCATCCTGTCCGGGATCATCGTTGGCCACGGCCACGCCATCACCGCAGGTCGGGGATTCTTGTTGTCCTTGGCCTACGTGCTGGCCCAGGCTTTGGCCTACTCGCTGTTCGGGGTGTTGGCCGGCCTGTTCGGTGGCAGCCTGCAGGCGGTCTTCCAAAACACCTGGGTGATCGTCGCCTTCAGCTCGGTGTTCGTGCTCCTGGCCCTGTCCATGTTCGGCCTGTTCACTTTGCAGATGCCGGCTTTCATCCAGACCAAGCTCACCGCACTGAGCAACCGCCAGCACGGCGGCACCCTGGTGGGGGCGGCGATCATGGGTGCCCTGTCGGCCTTGATCGTCGGGCCCTGCGTCGCCGCGCCCCTGGCCGGCGCGCTGATTTACATCGGCCGGACCGGGGACGCGGCCCTAGGTTGGCTGGCCCTGTTTTCGCTAGGGTTGGGGATGGGGGTGCCGCTCTTGCTCATCGGCGTTTCCGCCGGGCGCTGGTTGCCCCGCGCTGGGGCCTGGATGAACGCCGTCAAGGCGGTGTTCGGGGTAGGATTGCTGGCGGTGGCGGTATGGCTTTTGGAACGCGTCCTGCCGGCCGCCGTGTCTATGTTCCTGTGGGCGCTGCTGCTCATCATTCCGGCCATTTATCTCGGCGCCCTGGACAGCTTGCCGTCGGCCGCCTCGGGTTGGCGGAGGCTGTGGAAGGGGGTGGGCATCGTGATGCTGTGCTACGGTGTCCTGCTGTTGATCGGCGTCGCCTCCAACAGCACGGATCCGCTCCAGCCCCTGCGTAGCCTCGACGGCACCGATAGCGCGCGGGAGGCGGCTCGGACCGCGTTCCGCAAAGTCCAATCCTTGCCCGAGCTGAACCGGGAAATCGCCGCCGCCGAGGCGGCCGGTCGGTGGGTGATGCTGGATTTCTACGCCGACTGGTGCGTCTCCTGCAAGGAAATGGAGCGGGATACCTTCGCCGACCCCAAAGTACAGGAGGTCTTGCGCCAGTGGGTCCTGCTTCAGGCCGACGTGACCCGCAATTCCCCCGACGACCAGGACCTGCTGAAACGGTTCGGGCTGGTCGGCCCGCCGGCGACTCTATTCTTCGGGCCGGACCGGGAGGAGCGCAAGGCATTCCGGGTTGTGGGCTATATGGACGCGGACCGCTTTCTGGATCATCTGCACAAGGTGATTCGCTGA
- the cutA gene encoding divalent-cation tolerance protein CutA: MSTDYCLVLCTCPDLATANALADALVAEHRATCVNIVPGLTSVYPWQGRIERSEECLLLIKTETAGFSAVEDLLKRRHPYELPEIIAVPVVRGASAYLEWLSAWLHGST; encoded by the coding sequence ATGTCCACGGACTATTGTCTGGTATTGTGCACCTGCCCCGACCTCGCCACCGCCAACGCCTTGGCCGATGCCCTGGTGGCCGAGCACCGGGCCACCTGCGTCAACATCGTGCCCGGCCTGACTTCGGTGTACCCCTGGCAGGGGCGAATCGAACGGAGTGAGGAATGCCTGTTGCTGATCAAGACCGAAACCGCTGGTTTCTCTGCGGTGGAAGACTTGCTCAAACGCCGTCACCCCTATGAACTTCCCGAAATCATCGCGGTCCCTGTGGTGCGCGGTGCAAGCGCTTATCTAGAATGGCTCAGTGCATGGCTACATGGTTCGACTTGA
- a CDS encoding FxsA family protein, which translates to MNIRPGLPLAMLGLLVLELYLQVKLIGALGWLATFALLIGAGMAGLALLRAQGGLLWLDIQRGLAQGELPTRPLVEGALVAAGGALLVMPGLLSDALALLCLIPVSRRWLASFLLKNAITPRPAAAESDSNLVIDGEYRRER; encoded by the coding sequence ATGAACATCCGACCTGGGTTGCCGCTGGCCATGCTCGGCCTGCTGGTCCTCGAACTCTATCTGCAGGTCAAACTGATCGGCGCCCTCGGCTGGCTGGCGACCTTCGCATTGCTGATCGGCGCCGGGATGGCCGGTCTAGCCCTGCTCCGGGCCCAGGGCGGGCTCCTGTGGCTGGACATCCAGCGGGGCTTGGCGCAGGGCGAGCTCCCGACCAGACCCCTGGTGGAAGGGGCCTTAGTGGCGGCGGGCGGGGCACTGCTGGTGATGCCCGGCTTATTGAGCGATGCCCTGGCCTTGCTGTGCTTGATTCCCGTCAGCCGCCGGTGGCTGGCCTCGTTTTTGCTGAAAAACGCTATCACCCCTCGGCCCGCCGCGGCCGAGTCGGACAGCAACCTCGTCATAGACGGCGAATACCGGCGGGAACGGTGA
- a CDS encoding sulfite exporter TauE/SafE family protein, producing the protein MVLRTQTLRIGGMHCQGCETVIERAVARLAGVRAVKASYGTGTLKVTFDRAQTPPDLIAETIQRQGYQCLALPARASPLGTLGRVLVALVGLAAIGALLAVGGALAERFEVPQFERGMSDGLLFLAGLATGCHCIGMCGGFVVGYVTRAARRSLGSAVLPHLLYGFGKLLSYTVIGGAFGLLGGVIAFTPALRGYAAIAAGAFLILFGLRLLDWFPGLSHLRIPMPRCLARWVGGTARRHRGPLLVGLLNGLMIACGPLQAMYVMAAGSGSGIEGARMLLIFGLGTLPLMLGFGLLTGMVSNQVTRGLLKASAVVVVTLGLLMVNRGLVLEASGYDLRSLAARAQRQWGALTDTLGRPTLTWNTHDFPWLELHWETPRVAGPPPAPTEILVIRSELTGEGFQPDNFTFKADVPVRWIIDGKAITPCNRRLVVPALGLDLELHLGPNLVEFTPREPGLIRWSCWMGMLRGTFVIE; encoded by the coding sequence ATGGTTCTACGCACACAAACGCTGCGCATCGGCGGCATGCACTGCCAAGGATGTGAGACGGTCATCGAGCGGGCGGTGGCCCGCCTGGCGGGGGTACGCGCGGTTAAAGCCAGCTACGGGACGGGCACCCTAAAGGTCACCTTCGACCGCGCCCAAACCCCGCCCGATCTGATCGCCGAGACCATCCAGCGCCAGGGGTACCAGTGTTTAGCCTTGCCGGCCCGGGCCTCGCCGCTGGGCACCTTGGGCCGGGTGCTGGTGGCCCTCGTCGGCCTCGCCGCCATCGGCGCGCTGCTGGCCGTCGGCGGTGCCCTGGCGGAACGGTTCGAGGTCCCGCAGTTCGAGCGCGGTATGAGCGACGGCCTATTGTTCCTGGCTGGCCTCGCCACCGGCTGTCACTGCATCGGCATGTGCGGCGGCTTCGTGGTGGGTTACGTCACCCGGGCCGCGCGGCGCAGTCTTGGCAGCGCAGTTCTGCCCCACCTGCTCTACGGATTCGGCAAGCTGCTCTCCTACACCGTGATCGGCGGGGCCTTCGGCTTGCTCGGCGGGGTGATCGCCTTTACGCCGGCCCTGCGCGGGTATGCCGCCATCGCCGCTGGGGCGTTTCTGATCCTGTTCGGCCTCCGCCTGCTGGATTGGTTCCCGGGCCTTAGCCATCTCCGCATCCCCATGCCACGGTGCCTGGCCCGTTGGGTCGGGGGCACCGCACGGCGCCACCGCGGCCCGTTGCTGGTCGGTCTTCTAAACGGCCTGATGATCGCCTGCGGGCCGCTGCAAGCCATGTACGTGATGGCGGCCGGCAGCGGAAGCGGGATCGAAGGGGCCCGCATGCTGCTGATCTTCGGGCTGGGCACGCTGCCGTTGATGCTGGGTTTCGGGCTGCTGACGGGAATGGTGTCCAACCAGGTCACGCGCGGCTTGCTGAAAGCTTCCGCGGTGGTGGTGGTGACCCTGGGGCTGCTCATGGTGAACCGCGGGCTGGTGCTCGAGGCTTCCGGCTATGACCTGCGCAGCCTGGCCGCCCGCGCCCAGCGCCAGTGGGGAGCCCTGACCGATACCCTGGGCCGGCCAACCCTGACCTGGAACACCCACGACTTCCCGTGGCTCGAACTGCACTGGGAGACGCCGCGGGTCGCTGGCCCCCCGCCCGCGCCAACCGAGATCTTGGTGATCCGCTCGGAACTGACCGGGGAAGGCTTCCAGCCCGACAACTTTACCTTCAAGGCCGACGTGCCGGTACGCTGGATCATCGACGGCAAGGCGATCACCCCCTGTAACCGTCGGCTGGTGGTGCCCGCCCTGGGCCTGGACCTGGAGCTCCACCTAGGACCGAACCTGGTCGAATTCACCCCTCGGGAGCCCGGGCTCATCCGCTGGAGCTGCTGGATGGGGATGCTGCGGGGAACGTTTGTGATCGAATGA